In bacterium, the genomic window TGTGTCGAAAAATCGCGATATTTATGACTTCGAGTTCCGACACAACTGTTTGTTTCTATTCCATGAAGGTTGAATTCTCCAAATATCACGGGCTGGGCAATGATTTTCTGCTGCTCGACGACGCGGACGGCGGGCTATCCAACTGGCTGACGGGGGAGCGGATTCGCGCACTATGTGACCGCCACACGGGGGTGGGAGCGGACGGGATTCTGGTGCGGCGCGATTCGGAGCAGGCCGATCAGCGGATGCTGCTGTTTAACTCCGACGGTACACCCGCCGAGATTTCCGGCAACGGGCTGCGCTGCTTCGTGCTGTTTCTGCGGGACGCGGGCTACGGTGTTTCGCGCGAGATTGCCATCGAAACAGGCGGCGGTGTTCAGCGGGCGCGGCTGGTGGAACCAAACGTCGTCGAGAGTACGATGCCCGTGCCCAAATTCGCGGGTGGCCGGCCGAAACTGGTGGACATCGAAGCGCAGGGGATGATGTTCAAGGTGTGTGTGGTGAACGTGGGGAATCCGCACGGCGTCGTGTTCGGCCCGGTGCGCGATATCACGTTCGCGCGCACCTACGGCCCGGCGCTGGAGAAACACTCCGCGTTTCCGGGCGGCGCGAATATCGAGTTCGTACACGTGGTCTCGAAACGCGAGTGCCGACTCGTAGTGTGGGAGCGCGGAGCGGGAATCACCATGGCCTGCGGCTCGGGTTCGGTGGCGACGGCGGCGGCGGGAGCGGCGCTGGGAGACTTCGCATTCGACACCTCCATCTCGGTTCGTCAGCCGGGGGGGGCACTCGAGATCACGGTGGCGTCGGGTTTCCGCGAGATCCGCCAGAAAGGGGAAGCGGAGTTTGTGTTTCGGGGAGAAATCGAATTGTAGGGGCCGTTGGCGAACGTCCGTGTATCCACTATGAAAGCCGGGCGCACCGCCGTGCGGCACTACCCGAGATTTCATCGTTATCGTTTCCTGTACCCCCCTTTATTCTGAGGAGGGAGGAGGGAAGCGCATATCCATGCGGCACTACGGGAAGCAGCGCACGGCAGTGCAGCGCTACGGAAAGACACAATGAATTGTGTCACCACAGTGGGGAGGTCATCAGATGCCATCGGGGAACAGTCGCCCAGTGATCGTTGACGTTCACACGCACATTTTCAACGCGTGGGATATTCCGTTAGAGGGATATCTGAGGTCGCGACAGGAGCTTCGGCAGTTCGAACTGATTAAGCGCTGGTTCATCAAGCGCGTCATTTCAAAGTGCATTCGCGGTGACAAGCCACCCGAGCCATCACCCAATCCGGGGTTGCCCGAAAACTTTCATTGCTGGCTTCTGAGGCGGACATTCCCCCCCGGCTACATGCGATGGGCGCACATTTTAGGGATGAACGTCGTGAACATCGCGGAGCGGCTGAAGGAGACCTATCCGAGCTATCGGCTGTTCGTTCCGCTGATGGTGGACTATGAGTACTGGTTCGACAGCACAAAAGACGTGCTGATTGACGCGCAGGTGGATGAGATTCACCAGAAGATTATTGTGCCATTCGGGGGATTGATTCATCCGTTCGTGTCGTTCGATCCGGCCCGGCAGCTCGCCTTCGAGGGGCATTATCCGAATCCCGACGGCCGACTCGAGACGATCAATCCGCTGGCGCTGGTCGAGGACGCGATCCAGAACAAGGGTTTCATCGGAATCAAGCTCTACAATTCGCTGGGCTATCGTCCGTTCTGGAACGCGGAAGTCGAGACGCAGCGGCGGAAGATCGCTCTCCACGGAACGCGCTACAAGAATTTCACGGGCGCGGATTATGACCGGGTTCTGCGCCGGCTGTACCAGTTCTGCGTGGACAACGGAGTTCCGATCACGACGCATTGTCACTCGACGGGAATTGAAGCGTACAAGGGAGCGAGCGAGGTTTTCGGCGAACCGAGACTGTGGTGGCCGGTCATGGAACTCTATCCCGAGCTGCATCTGAATCTGGCTCATTTCGGGTGGTACCGCAAGAACGGCGAGGGCTATCAGGGACGGAATAGCTGGGTGAAGGAAATTTGCACTCAGTTTTCTGCCTATCCGCACCTCTATGCGGACGTGGCTCATCACGACGTGGTGGTTAAGGGTAAAAAAGAGCGATTCATCCGCGATTATCGTGATTTGCTGAGGGAGCATCCGGACGCGAAGAAACGAATGCTGTTCGGAACGGACTGGCACGTGTTCATCCGGGAGGAAAGATATCGGGACATGCACACCGAGTACGAAGACGTGCTGCGGCAGGCGGGCGGACTGACGGACGGGGAGATCAGCGATTTTCTGGGCGGGAACG contains:
- the dapF gene encoding diaminopimelate epimerase, which codes for MKVEFSKYHGLGNDFLLLDDADGGLSNWLTGERIRALCDRHTGVGADGILVRRDSEQADQRMLLFNSDGTPAEISGNGLRCFVLFLRDAGYGVSREIAIETGGGVQRARLVEPNVVESTMPVPKFAGGRPKLVDIEAQGMMFKVCVVNVGNPHGVVFGPVRDITFARTYGPALEKHSAFPGGANIEFVHVVSKRECRLVVWERGAGITMACGSGSVATAAAGAALGDFAFDTSISVRQPGGALEITVASGFREIRQKGEAEFVFRGEIEL
- a CDS encoding amidohydrolase — protein: MPSGNSRPVIVDVHTHIFNAWDIPLEGYLRSRQELRQFELIKRWFIKRVISKCIRGDKPPEPSPNPGLPENFHCWLLRRTFPPGYMRWAHILGMNVVNIAERLKETYPSYRLFVPLMVDYEYWFDSTKDVLIDAQVDEIHQKIIVPFGGLIHPFVSFDPARQLAFEGHYPNPDGRLETINPLALVEDAIQNKGFIGIKLYNSLGYRPFWNAEVETQRRKIALHGTRYKNFTGADYDRVLRRLYQFCVDNGVPITTHCHSTGIEAYKGASEVFGEPRLWWPVMELYPELHLNLAHFGWYRKNGEGYQGRNSWVKEICTQFSAYPHLYADVAHHDVVVKGKKERFIRDYRDLLREHPDAKKRMLFGTDWHVFIREERYRDMHTEYEDVLRQAGGLTDGEISDFLGGNALRFLGLLPGDQNRQRLAKFYQDHNIPPPEWFRMTEPPNG